The genome window TTTCAGGTTTTTTGAATATGTTGGTTGCTGCACGCGATGCTGGAGTTAAGCGTTTTGTGTATGCCGCTTCATCTTCAACATATGGAGATTCAGAAAACTTACCGAAAGTAGAAGACATTATTGGAAAACCACTTTCTCCTTATGCCATTACAAAATATGTGAATGAGTTGTATGCAGATATTTTTAGCAAAACTTATGGTTTATCATGTATAGGATTGCGCTATTTTAATGTATTCGGTCGTCGTCAAGATCCAAATGGAGCTTATGCAGCAGTTATTCCATTGTTTGTAAAACAATTTATGAATTATGAATCTCCAAAGATTAACGGGACAGGAGATTATTCTCGCGATTTTACTTACATTGATAATGTGATTCAGATGAATGAACGTGCAATGTTAACAGAAAATGAAGGAGCAATAAATACAGTTTATAATACAGCAGTAGGAGATAGAACTACTTTAAATGATTTAGTGAAATATTTACGTGAATATTTAAGTGAATACGATGCTGATATTGCAAATGTAGAAGTGATTCATGGACCAAATCGTATTGGAGACATTCCTCATTCGCTAGCGTCTATAGAAAAAGCGAAAACATTATTAGGTTACGAACCTACTCATACAATTGATAAAGGCTTAAAAGAAGCTGTAAAATGGTATTGGGATAATTTGAAATAGAATTATGGGGTTTAGATACGATATACAGGGATTAAGAGCTATAGCTGTTCTTCTGGTATTTGTTTTTCATTTG of Empedobacter falsenii contains these proteins:
- a CDS encoding SDR family oxidoreductase, which produces MKHILITGGAGFIGSNLTEFFLGNDYQVTCLDNFATGHRHNVEPFLGHPNYKLIEGDIRDLVTCHKAVEGVDYVLHQAALGSVPRSINDPITSNEVNVSGFLNMLVAARDAGVKRFVYAASSSTYGDSENLPKVEDIIGKPLSPYAITKYVNELYADIFSKTYGLSCIGLRYFNVFGRRQDPNGAYAAVIPLFVKQFMNYESPKINGTGDYSRDFTYIDNVIQMNERAMLTENEGAINTVYNTAVGDRTTLNDLVKYLREYLSEYDADIANVEVIHGPNRIGDIPHSLASIEKAKTLLGYEPTHTIDKGLKEAVKWYWDNLK